In Cyprinus carpio isolate SPL01 chromosome A14, ASM1834038v1, whole genome shotgun sequence, a single window of DNA contains:
- the arap3 gene encoding LOW QUALITY PROTEIN: arf-GAP with Rho-GAP domain, ANK repeat and PH domain-containing protein 3 (The sequence of the model RefSeq protein was modified relative to this genomic sequence to represent the inferred CDS: deleted 2 bases in 1 codon), producing the protein MHTMATAIGPCSDAEDLLASIHLERYLDHFRQAGFLLARDFCHVDSVALNRVGVTATGHRKRILKLVEHIQLICQQPSLDRCNSDSAIHEVTPVKAQPHSPSRHSGISLEALRNRSAPNLCAQVKRSFSDRSTSVVKPVPKPRTVFHRLRAEKISLPTQHEAQPRQKSSQDSLLKVAQGSSSSTDTVESSTESKKGHCEPGLSKSDPLPPVPPRLNRGTPPSTFRRMSEQERLSTPPLCTPPDSPSSYQCSPFTNSPGSPPSPPCSGLEMVSNEIYCGTLPGTPFWSRSVPVPPPRQEGSPSTENHSTLEKSNSTETPKRKSVPAEEEDETINPYCETVFHSRRQYQHSEVERTKCEEKTTNNEDKQREHGQHNHSWLKRLDSPGYCTVGEPSPARHSFSLPHNFVSNETDEDIISPYASFTSLSERAAPILSGWLDKLSPQGNYVFQKRYVKFDGKNLMYYGSEKDAYPKGVIPLAAIQMARVAKDNKFEVVTSHRTFVFRADNDVQRSTWCGTLQERVKEQLVFGRLRFGPGSHCQKNGFLELKGTKSKIYTAIIMEQIWLYKNEQCFKNGIGITVIEARGATIRDGKGKSFDLITPYKTFSFTAESEREKRDWIEALQESIAETLSDYEVAEKIWSNRSNKICADCKAINPDWASINLCVVICKNCAGQHRGLGTMVSKVQSLKLDTSVWSNEIVQLFIMLGNDRANEFWAARLPVTEELDCDASPEQRKEFITHKYREGRYRHPQPSFSTQEDLLKALCTAVTEQNLLKTVTQIFAEAEAVRLADADGSDKRVSPHYSYTQSADSCVYDEIMQSILYSGYIYKSSSLNKGTLSRRTRDDFQKYWCSVEKSILFYESDRCHEPSMKIDVKDIICLGVSRPDSSNSSGFIDKFRYTFELYLTSDKLIQFGFETPDALHSWARAIGKATTPLSCHCLLAREFERVGVLRYRAMLDPQQWKEGFFVLQKSNLFICPGNDGAAEDIINLKRLQELSIASETENHEKKDILVLVEKGRTLHLQGTGRTDFSLWYADIQKAAGGKGNTLKDQQLSRNDIPIIVDSCIAFITQYGLGHEGIYRKNGAKSRIKLLMEEFRKDARNVKLRIGDNFIEDVTDVLKRFFREIDDPIFMADLHPFWREAAKIPQKPQRLDRYKELIRGLPRVNRTTLAALISHLYRVQKCADLNQMCTKNLSLLFAPSLFQTDGKGEHEVKIIEDLIDNYLYIFDIDEEHQTQIELEISLITTWRDTQLSQAGDLIIEVYLEEKLPDCCITLKVSPTMCAEELTNQVLYMRNIPAGEKDVWMTFEAIEEGELERPLHPKEMVLEQALQWCKMADPSSAYLVVKKVPRGEAIDIFTAYKSEIVKSGVLKCREEPPKLLQGNKFQEHSFQIKDHRLLLMKDKKSNKPEKEWQLKTLKIYMGIRKKLKPPTKWGLTVMLDKQQLYLSCSCETELWDWMTNLLKAQNDDLRPPVMRRHSSSDISKQKFGTMPLVPIRGEESNTNTTMLSANQTLRKLHTRRALSMFFPMKVHQDSFEERIESSEPLYEEVGDFGLQVLKSLETSFLSSAHAETQEVPARPVSLGQRKAASLDRMVGSKPVHSLLSSGESIDTLGQEEPTDSLHVPGKHRSRSCSPQQELLLQELSTMFCKKPESEEQHENLT; encoded by the exons ATGcacaccatggcaacagcaatCGGTCCATGCTCTGATGCAGAGGACCTGTTGGCTTCCATCCACCTCGAGAGGTATCTGGACCACTTCCGTCAGGCAGGCTTTCTCCTCGCCCGAGACTTCTGTCATGTGGACAGTGTGGCTCTGAACAGGGTGGGAGTCACTGCCACCGGCCACAGGAAGCGTATCCTCAAACTAGTCGAGCACATTCAGCTGATCTGTCAACAGCCCTCGCTAGATCGCTGCAATTCAGACTCTGCTATTCATGAGGTGACCCCTGTCAAAGCGCAGCCTCATTCTCCTTCAAGACATTCTGGCATCTCCTTAGAAGCCTTACGTAACAGGTCAGCCCCGAATCTTTGTGCACAAGTGAAGCGCTCGTTCTCAGACCGTAGCACCAGTGTTGTAAAGCCGGTACCAAAACCAAGAACTGTCTTTCACAGACTGAGAGCAGAGAAAATTTCTTTACCAACGCAACATGAAGCGCAACCTCGCCAAAAGTCATCTCAGGACTCACTTTTAAAAGTTGCACAAGGTTCATCCTCCAGTACAGACACTGTCGAATCATCTACTGAATCAAAAAAGGGCCATTGTGAACCAGGTTTGAGTAAAAGTGATCCGTTACCCCCAGTGCCCCCTAGGTTAAATCGAGGAACTCCCCCATCCACATTCAGGAGAATGTCGGAGCAGGAGCGTCTGAGCACCCCACCCCTCTGCACCCCTCCTGACTCCCCCTCCAGTTATCAGTGCTCTCCCTTCACTAACTCACCCGGTTCACCTCCAAGTCCACCCTGCTCAGGGCTAGAGATGGTCTCTAATGAAATCTACTGTGGCACTTTACCAGGCACTCCGTTTTGGAGTCGCTCTGTACCCGTTCCCCCTCCACGCCAGGAGGGCAGCCCATCCACTGAAAATCATAG CACTTTAGAAAAGTCCAACTCAACTGAAACACCTAAAAGAAAGTCTG TACCTGCTGAGGAAGAAGATGAAACGATCAACCCGTACTGTGAAACTGTTTTCCACAGCAGGCGACAATATCAACATTCAGAG GTTGAGAGGACCAAATGTGAGGAAAAGACTACAAATAATGAAGATAAACAAAGAGAACATGG GCAGCACAATCACTCTTGGCTCAAGCGTCTTGATTCTCCAGGTTACTGCACTGTGGGTGAACCGTCCCCGGCCCGTCACTCGTTCTCCCTCCCTCACAACTTTGTCTCCAATGAAACGGATGAGGACATCATCTCTCCCTACGCCAGCTTCACCTCGCTGTCCGAGCGGGCGGCACCCATCCTCAGCGGCTGGCTGGACAAGCTCTCTCCTCAAGG AAACTATGTGTTCCAGAAGCGATATGTGAAGTTTGATGGGAAGAACTTGATGTACTATGGTAGTGAAAAG GATGCTTATCCCAAAGGTGTGATTCCCTTAGCTGCCATACAAATGGCCCGCGTAGCCAAAGACAATAAATTTGAGGTTGTCACAAGTCACAGGACATTTGTCTTCAGAGCTGATAATGATG TTCAGAGGAGCACATGGTGCGGCACGTTGCAGGAGCGGGTCAAAGAACAGCTGGTTTTCGGCCGCTTACGTTTTGGCCCTGGCAGTCACTGCCAAAAGAACGGCTTCCTGGAGCTCAAAGGAACCAAGTCAAAGATCTACACAGCCATTATAATGGAGCAGATCTGGTTGTACAAGAATGAGCAG TGCTTTAAAAATGGAATTGGAATTACTGTAATTGAGGCCAGAGGAGCTACAATTCGTGATGGGAAGGGCAAGAGCTTTGATCTCATTACACCTTATAAAACCTTCAG CTTTACGGCAGAGTCGGAGCGAGAGAAGAGGGACTGGATAGAGGCCCTGCAGGAATCTATAGCGGAAACACTGTCTGATTATGAGGTGGCAGAGAAGATCTGGTCCAACAGGTCCAACAAGATCTGCGCAGACTGCAAAGCCATCAATCCAGACTGGGCATCCATCAATCTCTGTGTGGTCATCTGCAAGAACTGCGCAG GCCAGCATCGAGGTCTCGGCACAATGGTGTCGAAAGTGCAGAGTCTGAAACTAGACACCAGCGTGTGGAGCAATGAGATCGTCCAG CTCTTCATAATGCTTGGCAATGATAGAGCCAATGAATTTTGGGCGGCCAGACTTCCTGTGACTGAGGAGCTGGACTGTGACGCCTCCCCAGAGCAGCGGAAAGAGTTTATCACCCACAAATACAGAGAAGGCAGATATCGGCACCCTCAACCCAGTTTTAGCACTCAAGAGGACCTTCTTAAG GCGCTGTGCACCGCTGTGACTGAGCAGAACCTGCTAAAAACGGTCACTCAGATTTTTGCGGAGGCCGAGGCCGTGCGACTAGCTGACGCTGATGGAAGCGATAAGCGCGTGTCCCCGCATTACTCATACACACAGTCAGCAG ATTCCTGTGTCTATGATGAGATCATGCAGTCCATCCTGTACTCCGGCTACATCTACAAGTCAAGCTCCTTGAACAAAGGGACATTATCTCGCAGAACCAGAGACG aTTTCCAAAAGTACTGGTGTTCGGTGGAGAAGTCTATTCTCTTCTATGAGTCTGACAGATGTCATGAGCCCAGTATGAAGATCGATGTGAAAGACATCATCTGTTTAGGGGTTAGCCGGCCAGACTCCAGCAACAGCAGCGGCTTTATTGACAA ATTTCGATACACATTTGAACTTTACCTAACATCTGATAAACTGATCCAGTTTGGCTTTGAGACTCCAGATGCGTTGCACAGTTGGGCGAGAGCGATAGGGAAG GCCACCACACCTCTCAGCTGTCACTGCCTGCTGGCGCGAGAGTTCGAGCGAGTGGGCGTCCTGCGCTACAGGGCCATGCTAGACCCCCAGCAGTGGAAAGAAGGCTTCTTTGTTCTGCAGAAGTCCAACCTGTTCATATGCCCTGGAAATGATGGAGCCGCAGAGGATATTATAAACCTGAAACGCCTACAGGAGCTCA GCATTGCATCGGAAACAGAGAACCATGAGAAGAAGGACATCCTGGTTCTTGTTGAGAAAGGAAG GACTCTGCATCTGCAGGGCACGGGCAGGACTGACTTCTCCCTGTGGTACGCAGACATTCAGAAGGCAGCAGGAGGGAAAGGGAACACCCTGAAAGACCAGCAGCTCAGCAGAAATGACATCCCCATCATCGTTGACAGCTGCATTGCCTTTATAACTCAGTATG GTCTAGGCCATGAGGGGATATACAGGAAAAATGGTGCGAAGTCCAGAATCAAGCTTTTGATGGAGGAGTTTCGTAAGGACGCCCGCAATGTGAAACTCCGCATTGGAGATAACTTCATAGAGGACGTGACGGATGTACTGAAAAGGTTCTTTCGGGAGATTGATGATCCTATATTCATGGCTGATCTCCACCCCTTCTGGAGGGAAGCTGCCA AGATACCTCAAAAGCCACAGCGTTTGGACCGATACAAAGAGCTGATTCGAGGGTTACCTCGGGTCAACAGAACAACTTTAGCAGCTCTCATCAGTCATCTCTACAG GGTGCAGAAGTGTGCTGATCTCAATCAGATGTGCACTAAGAACCTGTCCCTGCTGTTCGCTCCCAGCCTGTTTCAGACTGATGGGAAAGGGGAACATGAGGTCAAAATCATAGAAGACCTCATCGATAACTACCTGTATATATTTGAT ATTGATGAAGAACATCAAACTCAGATTGAACTGGAAATCAGTTTGATAACCACCTGGAGAGACACACAG CtctcacaggcaggtgacttgaTTATTGAAGTATATCTAGAAGAAAAGTTACCAGACTGCTGCATCACTCTGAAA GTGTCTCCCACAATGTGTGCTGAGGAGCTGACCAATCAGGTGCTGTATATGAGAAATATTCCTGCGGGGGAAAAAGACGTCTGGATGACCTTTGAGGCCATTGAGGAAGGAGAGCTTG AGCGACCTCTTCACCCCAAAGAGATGGTTCTGGAACAAGCTCTACAGTGGTGTAAGATGGCTGATCCCAGCTCAGCGTATCTGGTGGTGAAGAAGGTGCCTAGAGGAGAAGCTATTGACATTTTCACAG CCTATAAGAGTGAGATAGTGAAGTCTGGAGTGCTGAAGTGTCGGGAAGAGCCACCCAAGCTCTTGCAAGGAAACAAATTCCAGGAGCACTCATTTCAAATTAAAGACCACAGACTGCTCCTGATGAAGGACAAAAAA AGCAACAAACCTGAAAAAGAGTGGCAACTGAAAACCTTGAAGATTTACATGGGGATCAGAAAGAAGTTAAAACCACCAACAAA ATGGGGATTAACAGTGATGCTGGATAAACAgcaatt GTACCTCAGCTGTTCCTGTGAGACTGAATTATGGGATTGGATGACTAATTTACTAAAAGCACAG AATGATGATTTGCGTCCACCTGTGATGAGACGGCACTCTTCCTCTGACATTTCCAAGCAGAAGTTTGGCACCATGCCTCTAGTGCCCatcagaggagaggagagcaatACCAACACCACCATGCTCTCCGCCAATCAGACTCTG AGAAAGCTCCACACGAGAAGAGCTCTCTCAATGTTCTTT CCCATGAAGGTGCATCAGGACTCGTTTGAGGAGCGCATTGAAAGCTCGGAGCCTTTGTATGAGGAGGTGGGCGACTTCGGTCTGCAGGTGCTCAAGTCTTTGGAAACTAGTTTCCTGTCCAGTGCTCACGCAGAGACACAGGAGGTGCCAGCACGGCCCGTCAGTCTCGGACAGAGGAAGGCTGCCTCCCTGGATCGCATGGTTGGGTCAAAGCCTGTGCACTCTCTCTTATCCTCAGGCGAGTCAATAGACACTCTGGGCCAGGAGGAGCCCACTGACTCTCTGCACGTCCCAGGTAAGCACAGGTCC AGATCATGTAGCCCCCAACAGGAACTGCTGTTACAGGAACTCTCCACAATGTTCTGCAAGAAACCAGAGTCTGAAGAACAGCATGAGAACCTCACCTGA